The DNA sequence GTGATTTTATTGATTTCAACTATTATGTTCCGCATGGTTACAATGTTGTACATGATTATTTAGTTATTTGATACAACTCTATAATTATGGTGATCCAATTGCGTTGGGAGCTTgacatttttttctttcaaaattgaaGTAAATTGGTTGATTGGGATGTTGGTAAGTATTAGGGGAGATGCAATTTCAACAACTTTTCCACATGTAATACAGGTTCATGGAGGCTCTAGTGGCATTGGAACATTTGCCATTCAGATTGCTAAATACATAGGAGCGAGAGTATTTGTCACAGCAGGTCTGGCCATACTTGTTTATCTTATGACATATCTGCTGTTTCTGTTGTATTCATGTACTTGGATCTTCCTTACCAGGCAGCGAGGAAAAACTAGCTTTCTGCAAGAACCTTGGTGCTGATGTTTGTATAAACTACAAAACAGAGGACTTTGTTTCCAGAGTAAAAGAAGAAACTGGTGGTAAAGGTACTTTACTTTGTAGCAGTTACATATTAGTGAAAATTCTGGGCCTCTATTTTCTATGTTGTGATTGAGAAAACATAGTTAACACTTGGGAAACTGTAGGTGTTGATGTTATTCTGGATAGCATTGGAGCATCCTATTTCAAGAAAAATCTTGAGAGCTTGAATTATGATGGAAGGCTTTTCATTATTGGGTTCATGGGGGGAGCTGTTACAGAATTAGATCTCCGTGCTTTGTTCCCCAAGCGCCTCACAGTGCAAGGTATTACCATCTCTATTGAGATTTGGTTCCATATGctcattgattttttttctttctttgagttGGTCTCTTCAGCTCaacatattacatttttttttcctcttgtCTCCTCTTTTTTCTTATTGAATACAGAAGCAAATGATCATGTTCTAATTTTGGTATTACTGTTCCGTTGAATATGCTTTACCTCTTTTATCATTTGCTGATTGTGTATGACCACGGCGCAGCGGCTGGCTTGCGAACAAGGACTCTAGAAAACAAAGCAGCTATTGTTAGTGAAGTGGAGAAGAATGTTTGGCCTGCAATTGGGGCTGGTAAGGTGAAACCTGTCATCTACAAATCTTACCCTTTATCTGAAGCAGCAGAGGCTCACAGACTCATGGAAAGCAGCGACCATATAGGGAAAATACTGCTTGTTCCATGATTCCGTTAATGTTTATGTAAGACAATGTTTGATGTGTGCATACATACCCATGTTTACTTTAGACTTTAACATGATAATAAAGTGATTTTTACTCAACGTCATATACCGTTCGCGTAAATGAATACTATGCTAAATAAAACTATCTCAATCTCAATCTAAATGTTTTGAGCTCTGTTGATCTTTAAATTCTGTAGTACTTCTGAGCCTTGTCTAGTTGTCATTATATGGACTAGTAATCTCTAAAAGATGTTGGGGTATCAACCTAAGTGTGGCATCGGAAGAAAAAGCAAGAATTATGTTGAATACAAGTGATCAAGTGTTCCACCTATTCTACTGGaccatttgttttttttattaatttggtGTAGAATTTAGGGATGTTCATAAAATATCTAATCCAATTCGTAAAGTGTGAATATTTGTACTTGTgcagattgaattggattgaaaaatttaGAATCTGTACTTGTGTAGGTTGATTGATATGTAAAAGTAATTGATCTAATTtcattcacatatatttatatattttaaaaattatatatacaattgatattttaatgtaaaaaatacattaatgcacataatttaaatatatttcaaaccTTAGTAGATTAAAtgtttattcttatttataagaaaaatataatttataataaaattatatatatttttatacatagtaattttttttcttctttttaatttgatatttgttattttatttgttttaatttattgttagagacataaaacaataataatttgttttattttattgttacttatatgaagaaaaaaaattaataaaatattaaataatttaatattaaaagtaaCCGATTCAATTCGTACTTTTGCAAATTAGATTGGGTTAAATTTGAGTTATTATGAATTGGACTGGATACAAAATATTAAATTCACAGTTAGTACGGATCAGATGTACTATGAGCAAAATAGTACGAATTGAATTAGATAAACACTCCtagtaaaatttattaattttagtgcaacaattctaattatttacaCCAAATAAATATACTTTGCTTGAAAGATTTTAcattttatagttttttatattaataataaatttatgatGTATTGTcagtaaataatttattaatattttcaaaacaaattaaaaaagagttaaaaaaaaaaaaaaagttgtgcaCCAATTTAGTGTAGATCAAAATTCAATATTATTAATAGTGTGAAATTTTGCATATTTTTTTGAACGAAAATAGAGGCTTCCGTTAATTAAAAGTCCTTTAAAAGTAAGAACAATAAATTAGTAGGAAGAGACTCCTTACTAATCATGCAATAAGTTTTAGAATAAGAGTCCCTAGTTAAAAAGCGGGCCACTTTATTCGCAGATCGCTTAACAAAATGAACTGAAACATTAAACAATTCTGATAAAATGAGTTTTGATTTGTGGATTACAATGCCGTATGGAGAATACATATGAACTTTGCTCTTGATAGCATGCACCACATTGACACAGTCAGTTTCCACCATCACATTTGACCACCCATGAGATTTTATCCAACTTAGGATCTCTTTAATGCCCACTGCCTCAGCAAATTCAGGATTAACAACACCTGATTTAGATGATTGGAAGGCCTCAATAAAATCTCCTTCATGATCTCGAGCAATGCATCTGAATCCATAGATGTTTGATTGACTGAAGATAGCACCATCTACATTAACTTTGATCATGTTTAAACTTGATTTAGTCCACTGCTCATCTTTCTCTCTAACAGTGTGATTGTTAGGAGAGAAATTGTAAGGTGAGTGTTGAGCGGAAATCCATTGATCCAAAGTGAGTTTAGCAAATGAAACCACTTTATCAATCGTTGGGGAGAATCTTTTAAAGATGAGATCATTACGGGTTCTCTATTTACTCCAACAAAGCATCACAGCAGCTTCCTTATTGTCACTTTGCCCATTGTTAAGTGTTTTATCAACCCAGCCAGCAAAAGTTCCTTCCACACTAGCACAAGCTGCACCAAAAGATTTCCTCCAACAATCTTTAGCATATTCTTAAAGTGGAATGATGTGAAGATTTTATACTAAAGCAAATAACATCATATTAATATGAGATTTAAGATGAACTTGGAGCTCAACAAATTGGATAAATGGAACCAATAAAAAAAGAGAgctcatatatataaatgcatAATATTTGCATATTGTCTTATAGTCATTTTCagtctataataaaattttagtaattaaataaatattatatttaatgtaatttataaaataaaaaaattgatgtgCAATGTATTTTTGAAGCCTATTTTAAACTACAAACAGTAGCACATTATTTtccaataaaagaaaaaaaaaattacagttggaagatagttatttttttgtgttttggCATTAGAGAAGGGGAGATTTGAACTTAAAGACATTTTCTTTGTAGTGTGGAACCATTAACTATCTCTATAACTCCAATTGAGTAGATAAAATTTATTGATTACCTAGAAGGAAAAGTAATTTTAGTGCTTCAGAAAGCTTTTAAAAACTCACCAACGAAGCCAATGTGGGTTAAGATATTAGTGCAAACACACACATAACTATAATGTGTAAATACGTGCAAGTCGTGTCGTgcttatttatattttgaaaagctTATAATACGAGTCGTGTCGTGTTGgtccataaataaatataaatcgtGTCGTGTCGTGCTAATATTTGAAAGGGTAAGCCCGACATGGCTCATAAATCTAAATTTTCATGTCGTATTTAGACTCGTATCGTGCTTTATTTGAGTTGATTTGTTTTTTGTAAATAGGTCAACCAGTTTTCTTATATGGGTTGAACTCGGGCTtcacttttatattttttttttacaattaataaCTTACTTACTAAATTATAAATTAGATGTATTTTATATAGTTTcaattgttttatatttatatataatatttatatatatattgaaaggaAACATATAAATTCTACTAAAAGATAATAAGAGACTCAAGATACAAAATGGAgttcaaaaaattacaaaagaaaattaaagaaaaattaattagaaggattaaaatttgaatatttattagtaaatgtatatgtattattattattattatcaaattataaaataattaaataaattgtatttttaagttaatttatttgtgcttaTATGTCGTGTATTTAAACTTGTAAGctaatatttttttgtatgaGATCGTGCTCGTGCCAATTTTATATTGTGTGAAAAAATTAGATCCATATTTACAACTCTATATATATAGCACAAAAtctaatcaatatatatatataaaggaaagcattaGGGAGTTGAGGTGGCAATCTATATGTGTTTTCTATCctattctttattttcttaatttttatcatttatttattttttcaataataattttaactaaatatctattattattatcaatagaGTAACTCCCATTCAcatctattattattaattaatactaGGGTAACTTATAACTACATTTAATTACTAATGtatgatatattaatataaaaataatttattactttaTGATATATAGGAAAGTATCATCTTCTTTAACTATTTAACTATTTAACTATTTTATAGCTATTAGTTTATAGCTATTTAGCTATTATTActttatgatatattattttctctcaaattagttatagctatttaactatttttttaaaaaatggtaTCATCTTCTTTTGatattctattttctctattaaaatataaaatatgataacaactaattaataataGCTTTTAATAAGTAAGTTACAACACATAATAAGTTacctaataatttaataacaattattatgaatatgaacAATCTCTTAggaataaattatttttctatcaattaataataataataatatattaatacaattataaatTGTAATTATCATCATCTTTTACTCTttctatcaataataataataataataataataataataataataataataataataaaggagAATGGTATAGGAAGGTGATGTGGTAATGCATATGagctttttttattatatatatatttttttctaatattttcatttttcttattatttagagtttttattattacataaaaataaaagtttgtaacaaaaaaaaaaaaaactatttatattCTTTGTTTAATTCTTttcatttatgtttatattaagATTtcactattaaatattaaaaatttttgtattccttcattaaaaaatattatttatatttattatacatttaattattaaaactattcatattcttccattaaataataaaaaaaaactatttgttTTCTTTGCATTGTTCTTATTGATTTATGTCTATATATAATGTCTTATACTCAAGTTGAAGTTTTGTATCCACTCATAATTTTGAagtttttgttatgtttttttttttcttctttctaatTTTGATGTTCTATGTTCATATTACATGACAATGACTATTCATATTTTAagattattctttttttattgttattcctAATTCTTGATGTTTTATTTTCAGATTATTTGGAAATAGTTATTCATTGACAAGTTTCTCCAATGAATATTTTGCAACAAAACTAtatggtaatttttttattttgatttgaaCGATTATCACTTAAACTATCTTtacatgcatatgtatttagatTCAGTTTTTGTTCATTATGcttcttatatataaatatatcttctcttgattttttattttcatcataTGTCTCTCTTTGTATTAATCTTTTCTCTTTGTCCATGTCTCCTAAATATGTATGGGtgctatttttaatattttattcgtttattttgttgtttgtaaCTCTATTTGTAcgtgtatgtgtatatattctattattattaatgacCTTCAATTAGTTTCTTGCATATTCTTATCTtctaagaatattttatttggttttTATATGATGAAGTGTGTATACTTTTTTAATCGCTTGAAGTAGATATTTTGttactgttgttgttgtttttattttcttaggtcaatatatgatatttttcatcatagttttgaaattattaataataaaaaatactttattGTTGTGTGTTTTAGACATGGAGAAAAATATTTAGAACATTTAGAAAATGAGATgaggtatatataaatatatatattaaaatatatttttttggtaatttatatttttaatttatatcctatcctaacaataataaataataatattttggtaaaaaaaatataaaagtaacataataattaatgttaagatagaaaaaaaaaaatagataactataaaaaaaattggtaaaatattttttttaaaacttatagCTCATcccttgaaaaaaaatatatataattacaacCATAATAACtacattataataaaaaaaaaataatagtttatatatatatatgtaacatATAAGAATATCAATCATTAACATAAATTAATGAGCCACATTTCATTATAAtagaaatttattattaatatatgtgCATTCGTAAAAAGAAAAGtgctttataaaaaatattatttaaattaaatgtatTTTAGAGACCGaaacataaatttatttttaactatatattttttgaaaaaaaaaatattagtgaccaataaaaattatcttaatttgatattataatttcgttttactattttatttgtttaattaatatatgtaagtactacaatatatataatgtgcGTAAATACTATTTGCCTTAATACCATTTCACTAAATAGCAATTATCATTAAGAAAAAAGTATTAAGATGCAATTttaatcaattatttaattgttgacaaaaagaatgttaaaaatttatttactaGAATAGTTACAAAAATGTACAcacatatatctattctatataaagtgtgcctatataactaaaatttttggtttatgagaaatttatgggtaactttttatttttatttaataaaataataaaatattatttatatataataaaataataataaaaccaatctcattaatatttgaactgatatttaagATTCTAACGTTTGTTTTCTTTAATCTTATACTTTTAACTGAATTTAAATGtcttaagtatatatattatataatgacATATATTTTACTCTCACTGATTAATCTTTTATTGTTCCTCATAAATATAATAGTGTgcattcttttttattattattataaattgttGTCGTTACATATTGAATTTGTATTTGACTTGACTAATCTCACTGATAGTGTGGTAGTGGCTTTCTTGCAACAATGTACTTGAGGTCGATAGACGATCAATGTGTGAGTAAAGAGCGAGTACAAATAGTATAGgtattctttcttttctctttatcTCTTCATCTCCTATCTCTTTgaattatatttgtatttataatttttattaatttattgcaAATTTCAGTGATGATAACATTGGGTTCGAGATGCTTGAGGTTGTATTTTGTTGAAAATACaataaagaataagaaaaattgTTACAAATGTTATAAAGAAGACATTTATTTAgtgaatcaattataatttgtgtGAAAATCTCAAATTTTGAGTTATATATACACTTTCTTTCCATGTATAGTTATTCTTCATTAATCTAATCCTTATATTTATAATGATTATATTTAGTACTATTCATGAAATCTCCATTCTCCCTAAGCAATACATAGTTTATTGGTTCCTATAATTTTgtgctaattttattttatattttttatgtgccAATTATAAAgtggtaatatatatatatatagctcatattttcttaagatttcgttGAAATTGTTCGTTTGGAAATTTCCCGATTGGCTAATTGTTGGTACTATCTGGTTCTATTTTTTCGTAATTTTTTGTCttattaaactaattattatactttaAGTTACTCATTGAGTAAGGTAAAATAATTACCTTAACCTCTGAAATTTATACTTAGTTATGAAGATTTTGACAACAAAGCTcaatacaatttaaataaaatcttatTTTCAAGTTTAGCaacaaaattcaaaatgaagaaaaaaaaagtttgagcATGAATTTAGTGAAGTTATGAAAATTCAAAACATATACTGCtaagatattttttgaaacaataataatcaattcttatttttcaaattaaaacaataattcaattaaaaaattatgataataaaaaattaaattaaatttaaatgtaaactatacttaatatatttttcaaaaaatatataacttttattttttctcaaattatcttaagaattattttagaataTGTATACATTTTcacattatatatgtatgactaagtttttaaattaattaatatagcatattattattaataaattaagtaCGTTAAATAATAGGTATGGTTATATATGTAGAATATTATTAAAACAGTTATTCTatagattttaaaataaatatcaataataattattgtaatctataaaattgattgttatatctattttctacctaaagtgtgcctatataacagaattcttggtttatgagaaatttatggatgactttttatttatattaaaaataaaatggtttattaataaaaataatatagtttatgagaaattcatgggttactttatataatgaaataaataaaataaatctcattaaacctaaaaaaatacaattggaTTTTtgctttatatattatatatatattgctaaataatttttctatttgtttttttggcTCGATCAGGTTATAATTGTTTGCCTCCACATCTAAATctgaatatataaaatgtggctatataaacgaattttggtttatgagaaattattgactgacttttttttaaaatattatcttttttttatataaaatgtggccatgtaacagaattcttggtttaatattattatttatttttctgtcaaaatattaacagaatattctaatACTTGACAGAATATTCTGATTAGAAAacgttaattataattgattaattttagataaataatcctaccaaaatttaatctaacaaATTTTTCTCTCTAGAGCAAAAATCCCAGCCTCCAACATAACGTTTACCAGTTTATAACCttagttataatttcttaagctatattttataattttaattttcatattaaaatttgaaaaatactaaTGAAGACAACATGCTACATGCTATTATACAAAAGTATTGCATTTATATATCACAcgatatttcaaaaatacttttgaaagttcatcttgaattaattattaatatgtaataaaatatattagttattatattattacttcaaacaaaaaaaagttCTAGCGGTGCTTTTACTTTCTAATCATCTCTTGGTTTCGGGCAGAAAGTCATATTCATGTGTTATGTGTAcgttaaatttttgttaataggcCAGGGAAGAGAGTATAGTCTTACAAAACTTGAAATGTGAACCTGAGTTGTCAGCATATACATAACTTCAATTTTGGCTTCTTTAACCAGCTGCCACACACAAGTTATTTACTCTAAATTTAtaaccatttacaattttttaacactCAAAAAGTTATCAAGTTTGTTTTCTATAGCTCTACTTATTAAGGTAGAAAATATTTTCAGATTGACTCCTCTATtccgtttattaaatgaattgttttcaagttgacacattaacttaaaaatgacacaataatgacctactacaaagtatacacttatattcattctatttattgagaatcaaaacttcaatcttctccactagattagccagacacacacaatattatttggacataaacacaggacacaatattataactcaaactcataaacacttagtcgaaacttgaatgaataatgtcactcttttaagttttaatatGACTAGACAATTTTGGTTATTGTATTATCATTGCTGCTACATAGTtgatcatttttagatttttgatgtgaaattttgtattgtgagctttttacagtttctaatagacttcaatgagtaatagatttatataattatacttggaataaattttgataatgttgtttggtagattcctattttgttattaggtaacataatattattattcgttaggtctgtcacaattattagaatgaatcaatttaaaatccttttactatattgaaaggtgagattgattttaatatgagcttaattatatattttattttgtatatctattgttttatttgaaaacaggtgaataaatgactacattatatacaacaattaaggacatcactccaactacagaaagttggaagaataaaatgagagtgttagaaaaatttgaaaagcggacaaataagagttcaccacttaaatatcaaatacttaatgttagtagataaaaaagtatacaatcagttaatttactgttgaaattgttaatactctactaataaatgctatattttccGAATTTTTCCTGTACACCCGttgcaacaaattattatttcataaatatatatatatttttttcttaaaaatgaacacagggtaatgatgttgaacctaataactaataatatatatatattttatttttaattgtatcactttttaataacgtagaaaaaaactaatataaaatttagtatacgtgcttcgcacgtaattttttgctagtatatatatatatatatatatatatttgataccTTAAGAATTAGTATCATGATATATGTATatcaataataatttgaatttattagttaatagtaaatctatataaataacaattgtatgtgtaattaattattttttgatttttcattaattataaaaaaatatttaagttgtttatatagtgtattacaaaataatttgttacataaaaaaatatttgtataaAAGAGGCGTTagacaaaataaatttttgaagttgaattTCAAAGTGTTAAATTCGATTAATTATCATATTTATGAAATATAACTATTGTACTTTTAGTttaatgtacatttttataataaattacatatgTAATACTTGTATCAGAAATGagttacataaaataattctTGATCTGAATTCTAAAGTGTAGTATCTAAGTAATTGTTCATGTATTCGCAGTtccttatttttatgtataaaaatttgaaaaaaagaaataagaaatattttattttatataaaatatatatttttagtttatgctaaatttttttaaaaaatattcttcatttttcatattcttaaaaaatatactaagaaaataaaaataaattatattttaaatattatgaaaaataaataaagaaatgtgcataatttagaaaaaaaaaatatgatataatatGAGTATAATAGACAaagaaattaacacaaaataatgtaaaaaaaaatctaaaaaaatattaacactAATTTTCTAAAactatttttagtttatattttttttaatattggggtgcatttataattttatgcggtgaaaataaaatttttcataaatataaagtaagttatacaaatataactttataaatataatttttttttcaaaaatgtataaatttctcactttcattatatatttttttatatatatatattttaaaaaattataattaattaaataaatatgatattaaatatatatattgaaatcatgctttaaaaccgcgcgaagcgcggctttGTTTACTAGTTGGTACATAAAACATATAACACAAATTCTAATTAAGGCGAAGTTAATGAACGGTCAATGTATTGCAAGCAAGCAATAATTGCTATCTCCCTCACTCGTCTTCGTGTAACTTAGAGTGACGCATCTTCTATAGCATTTCAGTCGGcacataaaattaaatgaagggGAGAGGTTGGGCCATTTGGGGTTGGTTGCCTGTCCCATGGGTGATCATAAATGAGAAATGTTAGTtgcaataaataaattatttgaaatatatCATTGCTTTTCAAATAAAAGAAGATAAGATGAGATATCCTATAAAAATTCTGAAATATTTAGAAGGTTATATATTAGGGTACCATATTTTATctaaaaaatttttaaaattttatttcttttaaatggGTGTATAGTGTACTAATACATTActatttattttggtatttaagagtattttttaaatttattttttcacaaTTGCTTATGTTATAGTTGTTTAAAGtatcttgtaaaattttaaaaatttaaaaaaacttaatacgCTAAAAATATGATTTAAAGAATTGATTCACAtacttataaaataaaagaattaatgagcattactttttgatcatagtgtgttttccatggctgaaaacctcaataatctctatcatttgatatcaaataaaataaaattatcatgatgtatacattatggttatttaatgagtaattagtgtgttgaaattgtcaagctgatatttagaattgtttataattgaattgtttctttctcaaaattaatattaagtatatttatatgtttataagtttatctattttctcttagatcaattatgctcatatagcaatagaatcatactcatatagacatgttattttcattttgtaatttagatcttcttagtcattatttagttcacttaaacatTTTCCGATTATgctaactgaagttttgtttcttttaggtacttcattacaaaaatctgtattacatgtattgtttatttttgactatgaggaggtggatttctttattgggaaacatatagcgtgacaaattattgttcatatatttaataattcttttgattaatgagattcatgttagataaattaacaattaacccaagatctatttgtatataacatagaacacaataataagatataataattaggtatgtgtacctgattgatccatagcaattatctctgtttgatccacagcagttactccaatttgatagtgcaatactatcaactaagtcttcctccctagatctctaaatcagaagcagtttattttctctgattatcaaaaggtatacaattgtgatgagacaatatgtatttatagagttagggaggggacttagctacaaaaccctagttgggttgggcctgctcatcaaaggcttcagtcaactagaaaagcccacacttctgcttcacctagactttactcacagatgctaagcccattaacaattgatcaccaacaacatgggctaacacagcaaagaactatccaatcaacccaagttttaataaaaccaataaaatttaatgtaagcccaaataaaaagtctaacattctcccacttgggctacattgattttaatacatatatattatatatcaaaataattttatttgaaaacgactcatgggttgaacaacaagaaaacatttgtggccactttaaaaaatgatagttctctgatagcatctcaacataccggtccaatttaacctttgataatgaactatgacaatcatattgtttttaactcaacaaaagacattcataatcacaaataccaaagtattaaatcgacatggtcaa is a window from the Cannabis sativa cultivar Pink pepper isolate KNU-18-1 chromosome 1, ASM2916894v1, whole genome shotgun sequence genome containing:
- the LOC115706881 gene encoding uncharacterized protein LOC115706881 — encoded protein: MKAIVITTPGGPEVLKLQDVEDPELNADEVLVKIEATALNRADTLQRKGQHPPPKGTSPYLGLECSGTVEAVGKDVSRWKVGDQVCCLLSGGGYAEKVAVPAGQVLPLPPGISLKDATAFPEVACTVWSTVFMTSRLTAGESLLVHGGSSGIGTFAIQIAKYIGARVFVTAGSEEKLAFCKNLGADVCINYKTEDFVSRVKEETGGKGVDVILDSIGASYFKKNLESLNYDGRLFIIGFMGGAVTELDLRALFPKRLTVQAAGLRTRTLENKAAIVSEVEKNVWPAIGAGKVKPVIYKSYPLSEAAEAHRLMESSDHIGKILLVP